The region GGTGGGGTCAGTGTGGGAGAAGCGCCGGAAAATATTAGAAAGGTGGTTCAGCACACGGCTCCTTTGTTACCGAAGGAAAAAATTCGGTATTTGATGGGGGTTGGTACGTATCGGGAAATGGCGCAGGCGATCGCCTCAGGTATTGATGTATTTGATTGTGTCATTCCGACGCGTTTAGGTCGTCACGGTGCTGCTTTAGTTCAGGGCGATCGCTGGAATTTAAAAAATGCCCAGTTTAAAGAAGATTTTCAACCCTTAGATGAAACTTGCCCCTGCTACACTTGCCAAAATTTTACGCGGGCTTATTTACACCATTTAATTAAGGCGAAAGAAATGCTTGCTTATATGCTGCTTTCTTTACATAACGTTACAGAATTGATTCAGTTTACAGTCAAAATTCGGGAGTCGATTTTGAGCGATCGCTTTGTGGCGGATTTTGGTGATTGGCTGGAGCCGACGGCATCTGAGTGAACCAACTCATGCTAGGATCGACTGCAAATATTAAGATATAACGTTCTCTAAGGATATATATGGAAGCGGCATTATTATTTGCGAAACTCCCTGAGGCATACTCCATTTTCGATCCTCTCGTCGATGTTTTGCCTCTCATTCCCTTGTTTTTCTTGCTTCTTGCTTTTGTTTGGCAGGCAGCGGTTGGTTTCAAATAAATTTCCCTTGGGAATCTTTAAAATACCAATAAAAAAAGCATCCTAATTTTAGGGTGCTTTCTGTTTTTTGATAATTTTTTTAGTGATACTTTGTAACGTTATTTAGCTGCGTTTCATAATGGCTTTTTGGAAAGCTGGGCGATCGCCTAATCGTTGTAAATAGCTTTGGATATGCGGATACGCAGACAAATCTACATCTTGGAACATCATCGGAATATAGGCCAGAATTGAACCGAGCGCCACATCCACAACACTAAAGGCCTCACCTAACATAAAAGGTTGTTGGGCGAGAATCTCGTTAACTGGCTGGAGATACCGTTTCATCGTTTCGTTACGGTTGTCACTGGGGGTTAAACCCATAGATAAACTCGAATTTGCAAATAATATCCATTGATAAATCTCCGCTTTTCCTGCAAGAGAGTCGGGCATTTTGCCAAATTTTTCTGCGAGATAAATTAAAATTGCGCCCGATTCCCACACTTTAACGTCACCGTCTGTAATGGCGGGAACCTGTCCCATGGGGTTAATGGCGAGATAGCTGGATAATTTATGTTCGCCACTTTGCATATTGAGCTGGACAAACTCATATTCAGCCCCAATTTCTTCGAGATACCATTGCACAATCGAGGCACGGCTACGTGCACCACCATAGAGTTTCAACATATTTATTGTTCAGTCTTGAAAGTCTAGTCTGTCTTGAGTTTACAGAAGAAACTATAGAACTTTATGGGTGTGGGCGTGCTGTTTAACGTTGTCCTCGGCATTGACGACATTGTCTTGATTAAGGACGCGCTTTTTCTCGGTGGAGTGATTGAATTTGTCGTAGGCTGCGCCCACTGCAATATGCTCTTTGGCTTGGGGGCGACGTTTGTAGGTGCGTGCGGCTGCTGCGGTGCGTTCGATCAGATCATCGGGAGTCTGGAGGCGATCGCCCAGAACTCGGGGAATCATAATTTTATTTTCTTGGAAAACTTCACCTAAGGTTGTGGCGCAGGCAATGGTGTAAGAGGTCGGAATGCCTTTCAGTAACGCTTCGAGGGCTGCCGAGGGAATGGGTTCCATAATTTCAACGGCTTTGACTTCACCATCTTCACGGACAAAACAAGTGGCGACCCCAAATACACAATAATCTGTTGCGGCTAAGTCGGTGGTGCTAAAAAAATCTTGCAGGGTGGTCATAGTTATTTTTACTTAGTAAAAGACTGTTGGTAGCTGATATCTTGAGTTTGATAGTAACAAGCTTTTTTCTAAGAAGAAATTTATGGCAAGGATTCTTTAAAACTAAGAATATTTAAGTGATCTTTAAGTCTGTATTTTTTTCTTAAAATCCCCCCTTACACTGGAAGGGTGAGTTGGTCAAAAAACCCAAGTGGGTAGAGAGGTTGTTATGGCGATCGCCACAGTAAATCCGGCAACGGGAGAAACCTTAAAACGGTTTAAAGCACTGACATCAGAAGAAATTGATACTAAGCTCGAAAGGGCACAAAATGCGTTTCAAAGTTACCGCCTCACTCGTTTTGAGCAGCGACGGCAATGGCTACAAAATGCGGCCATGATTCTTGAACGAGATGCCGAAAAATTCGCCACAATTATGACCACAGAAATGGGCAAAACAAAAAAGAGTGCCATTTCTGAAGTAAAAAAATGTGCCTTGGTTTGCCGGTATTATGCAGACAATGGCGAGGCTTTTCTTGCTGATGAATATACAGAAACAGATGCAACAAAAAGTTATGTTTCTTATCAGCCATTGGGGATTATTTTGGCGGTGATGCCTTGGAATTTTCCCTTTTGGCAAGTTTTTCGTTTTGCGGCTCCCACCTTAATGGCAGGCAATGTTGGTGTGCTAAAGCATGCTTCTAATGTGCCCCAATGTGCGTTGGCGATCGAGGCGATTCTAGAGGCGGCTGGTTTTCCGGAAGGGGTGTTTCAAACGCTACTTATCGGTGCGTCGCAGGTGGAGCAGGTGATTCAAGATGAGCGTGTTAAGGCGGCGACCTTGACAGGCAGTGAGCCTGCGGGGGCAAGTTTAGCGTCGCTGGCAGGTAAGGAAATTAAACCGACTGTGCTGGAATTGGGGGGGAGTGATCCGTTGATTGTGATGCCATCAGCCGACCTCGATGAAGCTGTGGATGTGGGCACACTTTCACGCACTTTAAATAATGGTCAGTCCTGTATTGCCTCTAAGCGCTTTATTCTCCACGAGGCGATCGCCGATCAATTTTTAGATAAGCTGCACATCAAATTTGCCAGCCTTAAGGTGGGTGACCCCATGGATGATGATACGGATGTTGGGCCCCTAGCGACCGAGAGTATTTTGAATGACATTGTGCAACAGGTCGATCAAGCCCGTGACCTAGGAGCAACAATTTTGTTGGGCGGTAAACGTCTTGACCGTGCAGGAAATTTTTATCTGCCGACAATTTTGACTGATATTCCGACCGACGCGCCGACGATGAAGGAAGAATTTTTTGCGCCAGTGGCGATGATCTTTACTGTTAAAAATATCGACGAGGCGATCGCCCTTGCCAATGACATTCCCTTTGGGCTGGGAAGTAGTGCTTGGACGCAAGATACCGACGAACAGCAAAGATTTATTCGTGACCTCGGAGCGGGCGCTGTCTTCATTAATAGTCTCGTGAAGTCTAATCCCCGCTTGCCCTTTGGCGGAATTAAACGCTCAGGATACGGACGAGAACTAGGATTGCCCGGAATTCGCGCCTTTGTAAACGCCAAAACTGTGTGGATCAAATAGTTACAAACAGTGACGGATTAGACGGTTCAAGTGCGAAGTTTTCAACACAATTTAAAAAACGGCGCATTTGATCCCCGTAAACTTTAAATACCACAGCTCAATTTACCGCCCATGAACACTGCCGAATTATTGGTGAAATGCTTAGAAAACGAAGGTGTTGAATACATCTTTGGTTTACCGGGGGAAGAGAATTTACATATCCTTGAGGCGTTAAAAGAT is a window of [Limnothrix rosea] IAM M-220 DNA encoding:
- a CDS encoding photosystem II reaction center protein K gives rise to the protein MEAALLFAKLPEAYSIFDPLVDVLPLIPLFFLLLAFVWQAAVGFK
- a CDS encoding glutathione S-transferase family protein, translating into MLKLYGGARSRASIVQWYLEEIGAEYEFVQLNMQSGEHKLSSYLAINPMGQVPAITDGDVKVWESGAILIYLAEKFGKMPDSLAGKAEIYQWILFANSSLSMGLTPSDNRNETMKRYLQPVNEILAQQPFMLGEAFSVVDVALGSILAYIPMMFQDVDLSAYPHIQSYLQRLGDRPAFQKAIMKRS
- a CDS encoding NAD-dependent succinate-semialdehyde dehydrogenase, yielding MAIATVNPATGETLKRFKALTSEEIDTKLERAQNAFQSYRLTRFEQRRQWLQNAAMILERDAEKFATIMTTEMGKTKKSAISEVKKCALVCRYYADNGEAFLADEYTETDATKSYVSYQPLGIILAVMPWNFPFWQVFRFAAPTLMAGNVGVLKHASNVPQCALAIEAILEAAGFPEGVFQTLLIGASQVEQVIQDERVKAATLTGSEPAGASLASLAGKEIKPTVLELGGSDPLIVMPSADLDEAVDVGTLSRTLNNGQSCIASKRFILHEAIADQFLDKLHIKFASLKVGDPMDDDTDVGPLATESILNDIVQQVDQARDLGATILLGGKRLDRAGNFYLPTILTDIPTDAPTMKEEFFAPVAMIFTVKNIDEAIALANDIPFGLGSSAWTQDTDEQQRFIRDLGAGAVFINSLVKSNPRLPFGGIKRSGYGRELGLPGIRAFVNAKTVWIK